TGACCACTAGGGATGGATATGGCTGGGTGCAAAAAAAGTGAGCCTCCGCAGCGATAGACCACATGGCTCTGTCCTTACTCTTGAGTCATTGATCATCATTTTCACAATTTGGATTTGGAACACAGAAGGCCTACTCATAAAATTTGCAGCTGCTGCAAGTGGCAGAATTAATGCTTTGTGCAATGGCAGCCAGACGTACAGTGCTTTCAAGACTAGACTGCTGGATGGGATCCAAAAAGATGACATTTAACCAGCATAATGTAAGATCTTTCGTGTTTCCGAAGAAGCCATTGTGCAAGTATCAGATCAGGGAGGGAGAGGTGACTGGACAGTAGTTCATGGGAAAAAGCTCCCACTGCGAATTCAGTGAGTCACCAGAATAATGTAGCTGCCGAAAACACAAATGACTCTAGTAATGCAGGCTACAGCACTGGAAATTGAGAAAACTGGAGGTGATGGTACCTTTCGACTTGGCACTTATCACTACCTCCAAAGAGCATGTTTCTACTTCTAGTTGTCACACTTTACAAGGGACAATGACAAATACAATGCATTCCAGTAAAAGTGGCCCAGGTTGTGGGGAAATGACTGAGACGTGAAGGGGATGTGTGCGCAGGGGAGTCCCAGAAAAGAGGCCCAAAAGGGATAATATTAGGGGACCGGCCCTGGAAATTACAGAGAGATTTTATTCAAAGCCCGTTGGATGGCAAATAACCCAAATCACACTGGAGCTCACTCAGCAAAAAAGAATTTACTCTAAGGAAACAGGTGTGTTTTAGGACGGCAGCCTTGGGGACTGGAGTTGGGAGCTGGAGAGCTGGCAGGAAGCTGGGCATCTGActctccacctctctctcctctctgcttgttttcttatgaaaaaagttttctctgcttcctgggaCACTGTCAGAAAGCACATCCTAGCCCTGGCACCCCCTGATCTACTAAACTTCTCAGGATTAGGCATGATGGGGACAAATAATGGAGTCACCCAGGACTCTCCAACAGCATGATGGGATAGGCTGTCCTGCAGGGTACAGAGACCTCACTCAGAGGGGGGATGGGGCAGAGGCTCATACTCCAACCTCCCCAAACTATACTGAAAGAATGTCTGGTGCAAGGAATGAGCTGGGGGCTTGGAAGTTATTGGAcatgggtttgaatctcagctctactACGCTCCAGCTGtgggaccttgagcaagtcatttccCTCTCTCAATCTCCAGGTTGCACTTTAGAATAGCTGTGTACCTACGGTAGTTTCAGAGGAACCAAGGAGCCTGGGAAGGTAGGTACTTAGGGGCAATGAAGAGAGACAAAGCTGGTCCCAGGACTGTGGGTTACCCTCAGGGGCTGGAGTGATTGTGGGAAAGGTCAGCacagagccccctccccaggcagtcTGGACTGAGGGAGGAGAGAACGGGGCAGGCTCCTAGAGAATGAAGAGATAGTCGTCAAGGGGTGGAGAATGTCCCCCAAGGGCCCTGTTGGAGAGGCTAGGATCTGGGTCACCCAATCCTGCGGGCAGAACCTAAGCCAGTGAGATACTTCTGCTGCCTCTGTGACTGTGACCCATGCATCCCCCCTGCTGCCATGGACcccatcctgcaggtgcagcccctgcCCAAACCCAGGGTTAGCCATACCCTCAGGTCCTGCTGGTCATGAAGCCTGACAGCTCCTAATTACCATGTTCTCTCTACATTGTGGGCTGTACCTGGGTTGTGGGCCCCTTGGGTGAGCCTAGCAAAGGGCATTTTGAGCTTTATTTTAAGCTAAAGTGACAAAGATGGATGtcaggccccccccaccccgttctCTGAGCACTTACTGCACACCGGGTCCCTTAACAGGCACATCTCACCAGCTCCTCACAAGGCAACCACTTTCagcatctgcattttacagataagaaaaccgaGGCATTGAGTGATCAGGCATCTTGCCCAAGGTTGCAGAGCTTGTAGTTGGCAAAACCTGGGTTGAATCCAGATCTCTTTGGGGCAGGAGTTCTCAGTCTGGGAGCTGGGCAAAGGAAAGCCACTCAGAGGAAGTGATACTGGAGCTAGATCCCAAGGTGGCCTCGAGGGTGGTGAATCCTGTGTGCACAGGCCCAGGTGGGAATGGAGATGAAGGGATGGAAGAAAGGGCCCTTGTGGATAAGTTCAGGGAGCAAGGTGGGCaggtgacagaggcagagaggtaGGCACGATGCTTTGGTCCTTGAGGGCCCTGGAATTCACGGTGGGTGGTGAATTCACCACAGATTCCTGGGTCCCCACAGGCTGAGTAGTCACTGGGCCTGACGGATGAGGCTTATTCAGAGAGCTCTGGGAGagatgggctgggctggggaaggtGGTTCTGTGCCCTTCAGTAAAGCAGAAGCAACTGGGTGGCCAGGGAAATGCCAAATGGGGCAGGGGCTTTAGAGTGCCTACACAGAGGGAACAGGGAGAGGGCCTGGGGAGCCAGCTACCGGGAGTGGAGGTGTGGTGGGGGGGCACGACTAGGACCCATGTGTGGAGCTGGAGGCGGGTGGCCTTATAGGTCCAACTCAGATGGGTCCCTGGAGAGCCAATTCCGTGACCTGGGCCCTTTGGGAGTTACAATGGAGTTAGGGCCGCCTCAAAGCCGCCATTGTCACTCCCTCTCCCGCCTGACTGTCTAGGACCTAAAATAGAGCGAGAGAACAGCAGATCTCCGTGAGAAGAATTTCTGGCAGAgaggtttggggggaggggtgtgaaTCACCACTGGGAACCCTTGAGTTTGAAGCTCGCAAAGCCCAGCTGCCCCAGCTTCACCCCCAGGGAGCCTGAAATCCACTAGACAGTGGGGGAGTGTCTCAGTCCTACCCTGTCCCACTGTGGAGAGGGGACTGGGTtctggccccagctctgccatggAGGTGCTGGAGGACTGGGCCAAATCTGCCCCctcagagcttcagtttcccAGACGTACCAGAGAGCTATCCGCTGTGAGGCCCCTGGAATTCATGGCAGGTGGTCCTAATCCAGGCCTCAGGGTCAGGCAGATACAGGATGAAGCCCCAATTCGTTTCCTATTTGCTGAGGGACCTTGAACAAGTTCCCCCActcctggagcctcagtttcctcatctgaaaaatggacattGAAACCAAGTTCTGTTCTTTCCTGGTTTTAGCTTGAAGTGGCCAACAAGGAGCTCCTTGGGCCTCCCTCTACACCCTCAGACAGGACACTTCGTGGTGCCAGGAATGCTAACAGTGACCCCACTTTTTAATACCCTGTGCTTTGCATATTGCTTCCGGCTCTCCGCATCCTGGAAGGCAGAGATAATCCGTTTCCAACCCTCTTCTTGTGAGTTCTTGGGTACTGGACACTCCTGGAGGAAAGGGGTCTTGGCTCCACAGTGGGCCCTCCAgggcacttactatgtgtcaggccctGAGCTTGGCTCAAGCCTAGAGCCCTGGAGGACAGAGATGGGTTTCTCCTTTGTGCCGAAGGGGAAACTGGATCGTCTCAAAGACGGCTGTGGGCCTTTGGAAACTGATGGGCACTGCGCAAGGGCTCAGGGGAGAGATGGCGCGGTGTGTGGGGTCGGCGTGCCCTCTAGCGGCCGCTGTGCTTGCCGTCTTGCCCCGCGACCAGAGCTGCCCAAGGTTCCACTTGCAGCGGTCTGGGCAGGGAAGTCCCTTCTTAGAGCCCCCGGCAGTCCCGCCTGCTGCTGCCCCATCTCCCATGAGCTCAGAGCAGTGTCTCGCATACAGTCTCCTCTCTTGGCTTCCTAGAGACTCTATGGCGGCTGCGCGCCCCGCCCCGATTGCCATGGAGACCGCCGGTACACagtttcccccttccccttcctctgagCCAGGGCCCGCGGGTCAGGCCAGCGCCCACCTAGGAGGGAGCCCCCGGGGGCGGGCGGCCGCGGGCCCATGAACAGCGGGGCCCCCGGGACGCTGGCGGTGGGGAGAGTGAAATTCTACTGCCGGCACCGCGGGGAGGTGAGGCCATGTCGGGCTCTGCTCAGAACTTTGCTTCTTGGCTTTGTGTCTAGAATGGTTTCTTGTTCTTTGCAGTGGGATTTCGAGTGCTCCCTAGGCTCCAGTTGCAGAATGGGCGCTAGAATTCTAAGCTCTGGTTCCAGAGAGGGCTCAAACTCCTGGCGGATTCCAGCATTCTTTGGACTCTGGCTTAGAGGGGACTCAGGGCTTAGAGCAGATTTTGAGCTAGTTCTCCAGCTTTAGAATGGGCTTTTGGCTTCTGGAGAAGGTTCCAGCCTCTGGCTCCAGTGAGGGCTTGCTCTGAGCTTCAGACTCGTTTTACAGGACAGCAAAGAGAGCACCAAGCTCTTGGCTCTACTGCAGGGTGGTTTCTAGGTTCTAGTTGTCAAGTGAGGCCTTAGGTCCAAGTTCCTGGGGTAGTGTTTAGGGCTGACCAGAAAGGTATATCCTGCCCCAGGACAGGACTTCTCTCCTTCCAGGTCAACTCCTCCACCTTCTCTCCGGACGGCCAGAGGCTGCTCACGGCCTCTGAGGACGGCTGTGTGTATGGCTGGGAGACTCAGAGCGGGCGGCTGCTGTGGAAACTGGGTGGCCACACAGGTGGGGCTCTTCAGCCTAGATGGGGAGACGGAGGCCCATGGGCCTGTTCCGGCATTCTGCAGAGCCCACCACAATGACCTCTGACATTTGACCTGGGCATCTGAGCAAGACAGCCAggcagggatggggcaggagagAGGACCCGGTCCCTGGGATCCTGGGCCTGACTCTGACTGACCTGGACTCAAATCCTACCAcgtaaaactgtttaaaatatacGTAATATCGTACTAGCCACTTcgaactgaaactctatacccattaagcaACCCCGttcctccctttccccagcccctggcaactgctACTCTGCCTTCTGTCTCAGATTTGACTAAGTACCTCATTTAagtagaatcatatagtattcCTCTTtgtgactaatttcacttagcaataatgcccataaggtttttttttttttaaactgtgaccACTTTTTTTAACCTACTTTTTGGACTGTGACTGCAGTCatgtcacctctctgagcctctttaaAATGTGAAGAGTTGCTGCCCTACAGGATGAGATAGTGTGAGCAAAGTGCCTGGGCACCCAGCACCGACTTGATAAATATAACTATCATAATtaaggagacaagaaaaaaaatctggcaatGACATGGCAGCTTGACTCAGGCTGTAATAGGGAAAGTCCAGGGGCTGGGGCGCTCAAAGGGAGCAATGAACCTAGGCTGGGCTGTCAAGGGGTTTCTGGGAGGTGCTTGCATTTGATTAGGGTATTCCATGCCAAGGTAAGGAAGCCCAGCAATTTCCAACTTCCAGCTGGCTGGAGGGGAGGTAGTCTGTGCGACTGAAGATATCGGTGGGGTCAGAATGCAAGGGCCCGATGTGGAGGGCAATAGCCTGTCCCTTGATCACGGCCACCTGTCCCAGGCCCGTGAAGTTCTGCCGCTTCTCCCCTGATGGCCGCCTGTTTGCCAGCACTTCCAGTGACTGCACCATCCGCCTGTGGGATGTCGCAAAAGTCGAGTGTCTGCAGGTCCTAAAGGGTGAGTGGGCTGGGAGCCAGGCAGCAGTCCTGGGTTCCCTTTCCAGTCCTGCTGTGTCCTGTGCCACCTCACCACACCCCACTTAACCCTGGGCTGCTGCTTGCAGGTCACCAGCGGAGTGTGGAGACAGTCAGCTTCAGCCCTGACTCAAAGCAGCTGGCATCAGGTGGCTGGGACAAGAGGGTGATGCTCTGGGAAGTGCAGGTATGTAGGACAGCTAGGATCCAGAGATGCACACCGTCCAGTGGCCCCAGAAAGGTAGCATCTCCCCCACTGCCATGCCCACCCCGCTGCATCTGGCTGCAGCTACCTTACCAGGccttcctccaccccagccctggtGCCCTCAAATCCTCCCTGCTTGGACTGTCCTCCTCTCCTGTTCAGTCCCAGAAACCCTCCCCAACCCCTGTGCTACATCACATTACACAGGGATGGGCTTGGGTTGCCCTCTGAAGCTCAGCACTTTCTCCTCCAGTCAGGCCAGGTGCTGCGCCACTTAGTGGGACACCGAGACTCCATCCAGAGCAGTGACTTTGCACCCAGCTCAGACTGCCTGGTGAGCCACGCCTCTGCCCAGACACCCACTTCCCTACCTTGGTCTAACCAGTAGTTAGAATTTCACACCTTGACCCAGTGACTTGGCTCTTCTAAGCCCATCCCCTTCTTTGTAAGGAGATTGGGCAGGGCTTGGTGCCATGGTGCCTGCTGAGAAACCAGGAAGGTGGGTATGAGCTGGCTCCCTGCTCATGGCAGCTGTCTGCAGGCCACCGGCTCTTGGGATTCCACTATCCGCATGTGGGACCTGCGAGGAGGGACTGGAGCCATCTTCCACCAGGAGCTGGAGGGCCACAGGGGCAACATCAGCTGCCTGTGCTTCTCAGCATTTGGCCTGTTGGTGAGCTGGGCTGCTTGGGTTCCAGGGTGGCTCCTTGCTGAATGCAAGACTGAGGATCTTGGGCTACTTTGGGGGCCAAGTACACAGGCCCCAAACCTATGGGCTTAGAGTGGTCTGCTGTCTAGGCATCTGGCTCCTGGGACAAGACTATCCACATCTGGAAACCCTCAACCAGAAGCCTGCTTGTCCAGCTCAAGGGCCACGTCACCTGGGTGAAGAGCATAGCTTTCTCCCCGGATGGGCTGCAGCTGGCCAGCGCCGGCTACTCCCATACGGTAACCCCACCCCGAGCCCTCAGAGCCCACGTCCAGAAATGTCCACATCCCTATCTGCCCTGAATGGCGCCTAATGCCTGGCAAAAAGGTCTTCACTGGCCCAAATTTTAGTGGTACTGACATTTTATGACTCATTCAGGGGAAGAAATTTTTCTATCAGATATTATGTTAAATACACCTCACAGACAACAAAATCCAGACCAAGCAGTTTAGATGTTGGCAACGACTCACCCCAAAGATGATTTTTCTCAAAGATCCAGACACGTCTGCGAGACCTTCCTACCTTTCCACTTGTTTCCAGGTCAAAGTCTGGGACTGCAACACAGGAAGGTGCACTGATACCCTGAAGGTAAGGGCTGTGGCTGGAGCAAACGAGGGTGTAGTGAAGGCCTGCCAGGGGTGGCCTGCACCCCCAGAGCCCAACACCATGCTTTTGGCAGGGAGTCCTGGATGTGGCCCACAGCTGCGCCTTTACCCCAGATGGGAAGCTCTTAGTGTCTGGAACTGCTGATCAGGCAAGATGCCAAGTCCACTG
The Sus scrofa isolate TJ Tabasco breed Duroc chromosome 1, Sscrofa11.1, whole genome shotgun sequence DNA segment above includes these coding regions:
- the WDR38 gene encoding WD repeat-containing protein 38 produces the protein MNSGAPGTLAVGRVKFYCRHRGEVNSSTFSPDGQRLLTASEDGCVYGWETQSGRLLWKLGGHTGPVKFCRFSPDGRLFASTSSDCTIRLWDVAKVECLQVLKGHQRSVETVSFSPDSKQLASGGWDKRVMLWEVQSGQVLRHLVGHRDSIQSSDFAPSSDCLATGSWDSTIRMWDLRGGTGAIFHQELEGHRGNISCLCFSAFGLLASGSWDKTIHIWKPSTRSLLVQLKGHVTWVKSIAFSPDGLQLASAGYSHTVKVWDCNTGRCTDTLKGVLDVAHSCAFTPDGKLLVSGTADQARCQVHCKSPRAAQR